GTATTGTGCAAGCTCAGATAGAAAGAGGTGTTTGGTTCATAGTTTATCAACCTGTAGCATTCATTCTTTACCTTTTTTGCATGCTTGCAGAGTCAGGGAGGGTTCCCTTTGACATCCAGGAAGCGGAGGCAGAATTAGTAACAGGTTATCACGTAGAGTATGGCGGTATGCGTTTTGGCGTGTTTCCTTTAGCTGAGTGGTATCTGAACGTGATGGCTCTGTCTGCCATTGCGGTAGTGCTCTTTTTGGGTGGCTGGTCCGGACCTAACATCTTTGGTCCCCTTTCCCCCTACCTTTGGTTTTTGATAAAGATGTTCGGTCTTGTGTTTTTTGTCCTTTGGCTTCATTGGACCCTCCCAAGGTTTCAAGCAAAGGATATAACAGAAATAGGCTGGAAGATCATGCTTCCCCTTGCGATCCTAAACGTTGTGATAACCGCCTTTGTGTATTATTTCATTTAAAAGAAATCAAAACTGTTGGAAAGATTTTGAGAAATAAGACCTTTTTTTATTAGTTCAGCTTCTTCAAATTTTATGATGCTTTCTGGCATCAGTCCCAGTGGGCACACCATAGAACAGTTTTTGCAATGAGTGCAAAGTTGAAGGTGCCCATCTTTTACACGCAAGAGGCTATCCTCTCTTTTTGAATGTCTCGGATCCTGCGTTAGTTTGTAAATTCTCAAAAAGCTCATAGGACCGCCAAAGTCTTGGTTGGTTAGAAAGACCGGACAACTCGCATCGCACAGACCACAGGCTATACACTCAAAGCTTTTATCTACCATAGGGTTTGTTTTGAATGTCTGAAGATTACTACCAAGGGGCTCATACCAAACCCTTAGCTTTTTGAGTCGTTCCATCAACACTGAATGATCTACCACTAAGTCTTTTATGATGGGTAAATTGTCAAGAGGTTCAATAGTTATGGGATGCTCTAACTCCCCTACTTTGGTTTTGCATGCAAGCACTGGTTTTGAATTAACCTTAACCCCGCACGTTCCACATATTCCAGCCCTGCACATACTCCTAAAAGAAAGCGTAGGATCGTAGTTCTCTTTAAGGGTATATAGGATGTCTAATACTGTGTGGTTTGGCTCAAGGGCAACATCAAACTCTTTAAATAAACTTTCATGATTTCGGTATAGCTTTACACGTATCAACATGAGTTTTTAAATTAATCCGTGGTTATAATTTTGATATGCTAAAAATACCAAAGCATTTAGCCATAATTATGGATGGAAATGGGAGGTGGGCGCAGGAGAAGGGATTGCCAAGGATAGCGGGGCACTACGAAGGGACTAAAAGGGCAGAAGAGATAGTGTATGCATGCCAGGATTTAGGGATAAAATTCTTAACTTTATACACCTTTTCAACGGAAAATTGGAAAAGACCCGCAGAGGAGGTCAAAGCCCTTTTTGAGCTTTTTGAAAACTATCTCGGTAAAAAGATAACTGAGTTAAAAGAGAGGAACATAAAACTAAGGTTTATCGGAAGAAAAGACAGAATTCCAAAGACCACTTTAAAGATCATGGAAGAGGCAGAAGAGCAAACAAAAGACTGCAGTTCTTTTACGGTGATTTTGGCCGTAGATTACGGAGGAAGGGACGAAATAATAAGGGCCGTGAATAAAATTCTTAGCTCTGGGATAAAGAGCGTAACAGAAGAGGAGTTTTCCAAGTTTTTAGACCTTGCAGGCATACCAGACCCAGACCTTCTTATAAGAACTGCTGGAGAAGAGAGGATATCCAACTTTCTACTTTGGCATATAGCTTACACAGAGTTTTACTTTTCCCCCGTTTATTGGCCAGATTTTACAAAGGAAGAGCTACTAAAAGCTCTGGAAGATTTTTCCTACAGAAAGAGGAAATTTGGTGCAGTTCTATAAAGGAAGAGAAGCGATAGGAATACTTATAGGAGCCTTAACCTTACTTTCTGCATTCCTTCCGGACCTATTGTTTTTATTTGTGCTTTCTCTTTTGTCTTTTGGTATTGGAAGAGAGCTGAGTAAAGTCTTAAACATTTTGGAAGTTTCATATTTCGCTCCCTTAGTTCTTCTGCTTAGCTCTTATAGGCTTGAGCTTGGCATATTTGCGGTTTTAGCCTTTGGTTTTCTGATAGCTTACCTTAGCTGGTCCTTAGATAGTTTGCTAAAAAGCGTGCTTATACTGACTTACGCTGGGCTGTTGCCTTCCTTTTTACTTTTGGTAAAATCCCAAAGCGAATGGGAGTTTCTAAAGCTTGTTTTTTTTGCATATACGGTAGATACCGCTTCTTACTACGCAGGCAAGCTTTTTGGAAAAAGGGCTTTGGCTCCAAGGCTTTCTCCTAAAAAAACCTGGGAAGGCCTTGTAGGAGGCACTTTGGCAGGAGTGTTATTTTTCTTAATAATCAACAAACCTGTCCTCCTTGCTATTCCATTTGTCTTAGTAGCTCTACTTGGAGACCTTTTTAAGAGTTTCATAAAAAGGCAGGTTGGTATAAAAGACTTTTCCCAATTGCTAGGAGAACACGGTGGTTTAACAGATAGGTTTGATTCGGTGTTGTTTATTGGTATTTTTTGGACGATTTTTTTAATATAAAAATAAAAGGGGGTTAAAGCGTGAAAAAAACACTCTTACTAATTTTGTGTTTTCTGATATACGTTGGACACTCCCTTACTTTAAGGGAGATGAAGTTTGAAAACACAAAACTTGAAACTGTTATTAAAGCTTTATCTCAGGTTT
This genomic stretch from Thermocrinis jamiesonii harbors:
- a CDS encoding phosphatidate cytidylyltransferase, which gives rise to MQFYKGREAIGILIGALTLLSAFLPDLLFLFVLSLLSFGIGRELSKVLNILEVSYFAPLVLLLSSYRLELGIFAVLAFGFLIAYLSWSLDSLLKSVLILTYAGLLPSFLLLVKSQSEWEFLKLVFFAYTVDTASYYAGKLFGKRALAPRLSPKKTWEGLVGGTLAGVLFFLIINKPVLLAIPFVLVALLGDLFKSFIKRQVGIKDFSQLLGEHGGLTDRFDSVLFIGIFWTIFLI
- a CDS encoding succinate dehydrogenase/fumarate reductase iron-sulfur subunit — protein: MLIRVKLYRNHESLFKEFDVALEPNHTVLDILYTLKENYDPTLSFRSMCRAGICGTCGVKVNSKPVLACKTKVGELEHPITIEPLDNLPIIKDLVVDHSVLMERLKKLRVWYEPLGSNLQTFKTNPMVDKSFECIACGLCDASCPVFLTNQDFGGPMSFLRIYKLTQDPRHSKREDSLLRVKDGHLQLCTHCKNCSMVCPLGLMPESIIKFEEAELIKKGLISQNLSNSFDFF
- the uppS gene encoding polyprenyl diphosphate synthase: MLKIPKHLAIIMDGNGRWAQEKGLPRIAGHYEGTKRAEEIVYACQDLGIKFLTLYTFSTENWKRPAEEVKALFELFENYLGKKITELKERNIKLRFIGRKDRIPKTTLKIMEEAEEQTKDCSSFTVILAVDYGGRDEIIRAVNKILSSGIKSVTEEEFSKFLDLAGIPDPDLLIRTAGEERISNFLLWHIAYTEFYFSPVYWPDFTKEELLKALEDFSYRKRKFGAVL